The Erigeron canadensis isolate Cc75 chromosome 4, C_canadensis_v1, whole genome shotgun sequence genome window below encodes:
- the LOC122597891 gene encoding VAN3-binding protein isoform X2, which yields MDCDNLPTLSEAHPETMDLLSRAWCDFAIKEAFQPECQNQALVLHECSFKSFDDGSTSPSFMKLESIKMDDTAKPLPPWKTNDVKSWIWMQQAMHPELNYSSCFRKKWKSWHIVPFKSPHTSIKKWLKEIKQKRKENERLQKAEVHAAISVASVAAALAAIASENANHDGSNSTARDSAVASAAALVAAHCAKTAEAMGAKKKHISTAMSSAMSTTNANDILTLTAAASTSLRGASTLKTRAGCKNRLNGNAPVLPIEENTDLEFDFDQCRLILRRGAELSLKTSDGRCIMRSVSVVLNHEAKVVLRTRKLNLLNAFSSKKESIVLDQHVELYKNSKNDMITCFLVVLTTTRGIIKLDMMNDNECQKLWTWTINHMLSLSTSFRQYSLPYYKN from the exons ATGGACTGTGATAATCTGCCAACATTGTCTGAAGCCCATCCTGAAACGATGGATCTTTTATCGAGAGCATGGTGTGACTTTGCAATTAAAGAGGCTTTTCAACCTGAGTGTCAAAATCAAGCACTTGTTCTCCATGAGTGCTCATTCAAAAGTTTTGATGATGGATCAACGTCCCCTAGTTTCATG AAATTGGAGAGCATAAAGATGGATGATACAGCAAAGCCTTTACCCCCATGGAAGACTAATGATGTGAAG TCATGGATATGGATGCAACAAGCTATGCACCCAGAACTGAATTACAGCAGCTGTTTTAGGAAAAAATGG AAATCGTGGCATATAGTTCCCTTTAAATCACCACATACCTCAATTAAAAAatggttaaaagaaattaaacagAAGAGGAAGGAAAATGAGAGACTACAAAAAGCAGAAGTCCATGCAGCAATCTCGGTAGCAAGTGTTGCAGCTGCTTTGGCAGCCATAGCTTCTGAGAATGCAAATCATGATGGCTCGAATTCCACTGCAAGGGATTCAGCAGTTGCATCTGCTGCAGCTCTGGTAGCCGCTCACTGTGCAAAAACTGCAGAGGCAATGGGTGCTAAGAAAAAACATATCAGCACAGCAATGAGCTCTGCCATGAGCACAACAAATGCAAACGACATTCTGACTCTCACTGCTGCAGCGTCTACAT CCTTACGAGGTGCTTCCACACTCAAAACAAGAGCAGGATGCAAGAACAGATTAAATGGCAATGCACCAGTACTGCCTATCGAAGAGAATACTGATCTTGAGTTTGATTTTGACCAGTGTCGATTAATTCTAAGAAGAGGGGCCGAACTCAGCCTCAAGACATCAGATG GGAGATGCATAATGAGATCAGTATCTGTTGTCTTGAATCATGAAGCCAAG GTTGTTCTCAGAACAAGGAAGCTTAATCTACTGAATGCGTTTTCTAGCAAAAAAGAAA GTATTGTATTAGACCAGCATGTGGAGCTCTACAAGAACTCCAAAAATGACATGATCACTTGTTTTCTAGTTGTCTTAACAACAACTCGTGGGATAATTAAACTGGATATGATGAACGATAATGAGTGTCAGAAACTATGGACATGGACTATCAATCATATGCTATCCCTTTCAACCTCATTCAGACAATATTCACTTCCATATTACAAGAACTAA
- the LOC122596611 gene encoding transcription factor IBH1-like 1 codes for MHDYSSQLKKEFIKKWIKGLQTCCSSSKKQMNVMERKKKIKLSADIALASAKNGTTSWSRALLSDIQKDEQNKPLVNNVLGPESKFVVGTNSQIHSMVTKNYCHKRLIIRSKKVLKMRRSGASKRMKKMEPGRRPNSATCVAKRLVKKRTEVLKGLVPGGNSMDEISIIKEALDYILCLRVQVDVMKDLVNNNATSNVV; via the coding sequence ATGCACGATTATTCTAGCCAACTCAAGAAAGAATTTATCAAGAAATGGATTAAGGGTCTTCAAACATGTTGTTCATCATCAAAGAAGCAAATGAATGTTAtggagagaaagaagaaaataaagcTTTCTGCAGACATTGCCTTAGCTTCTGCCAAAAACGGCACAACATCTTGGAGTAGAGCTCTACTCTCCGATATCCAAAAAGACGAACAAAACAAGCCTCTTGTCAACAATGTATTAGGCCCCGAATCAAAGTTTGTAGTGGGTACAAATAGCCAAATACATTCAATGGTCACTAAGAATTATTGCCACAAGAGATTAATAATTAGAAGCAAGAAGGTCTTGAAAATGAGGCGTAGTGGTGCTAGTAAAAGGATGAAGAAGATGGAGCCTGGTCGTCGACCGAATTCAGCAACTTGTGTCGCTAAAAGATTGGTGAAGAAACGAACCGAAGTGCTTAAAGGACTTGTACCAGGAGGGAATTCCATGGATGAAATTTCCATAATAAAAGAAGCATTAGACTATATACTTTGTCTTAGAGTACAAGTTGATGTAATGAAGGATCTTGTAAATAATAATGCAACGTCCAACGTTGTTTAA
- the LOC122595582 gene encoding E3 ubiquitin-protein ligase XBAT32, giving the protein MRFFSLVGNSFGCSASGERLVSAARDGDVQEAKALLEYNPRLAKYSTFGVRNSPLHYSAAQGHHEIVSLLIESGVDINLRNYRGQTALMQACQYGHWEVVLTLVLYKANIHKADYLNGGTALHLAALNGHSRCIRILLADYVPSVASFYKLANNRSRIEEIVLELDEGSLHETINRPADGGVTALHMAALNGHVDSLQLLIDLGASVNEVTVEDGTTIDMIGAGSTPLHYAACGGNGQCCQILIAKGASLAAENAKGWTPLDVARSWHRDWLEEVLIAQPQEEAPTPSPYLCLPLMSVVKIARECGWSDDSLSGCADPCAVCLENKCAIAAEGCFHEFCTRCALYLCSTSSASNGSQGPPGSIPCPLCRQGIVSFKKLPGTRPLIGMPRTSLPLSFFTCTTLIEDTDSIALDTTPLCKPEFPYPLRSLSCQNFPSMKLSSSLCMGASDTTPSLTRTSVDGGRYSRSSFRRSSSHSDSRRSWLCSLNQSAETAGGY; this is encoded by the exons ATGAGGTTTTTTAGCCTTGTGGGGAATTCATTTGGATGCTCAGCATCTGGAGAAAGACTTGTTTCAGCTGCAAGAGATGGTGATGTTCAAGAAGCTAAAGCTTTACTTGAATATAATCCTAGACTTGCTAAATATTCCACTTTCGGTGTTCGGAATTCCCCCCTTCATTATTCTGCAGCTCAAGGTCATCATGAG ATTGTTTCCCTCTTGATTGAATCTGGAGTTGATATTAATCTTAGGAACTATCGCGGGCAG ACTGCTTTGATGCAAGCTTGTCAATATGGTCATTGGGAGGTTGTTCTGACTTTGGTTCTTTACAAGGCTAAT ATCCATAAAGCTGATTATCTTAACGGAGGTACTGCGTTACATTTGGCTGCTCTAAATGGACATTCACGTTGCATCCGGATCCTCCTTGCTGATTATGTCCCCAGTGTTGCTAGTTTTTATAAGCTTGCGAATAATAGATCAAGAATTGAAGAAATTGTATTGGAGTTGGATGAAGG GTCACTTCATGAAACGATAAATAGACCTGCTGATGGAGGTGTAACTGCTCTTCATATGGCTGCATTAAATGGGCATGTAGATAGTTTACAGTTACTTATTGATTTGGGTGCTTCTGTAAATGAAGTCACTGTGGAAGACGGCACTACGATTGACATGATTG GTGCGGGAAGCACACCCCTTCACTATGCTGCTTGTGGTGGAAATGGCCAATGTTGTCAA ATTCTGATAGCTAAGGGGGCTAGCCTAGCTGCCGAAAATGCAAAAGG ATGGACCCCTTTAGATGTTGCTCGTTCATGGCATAGAGACTGGCTTGAGGAAGTTTTGATTGCACAACCACAAGAAGAGGCACCGACTCCTTCTCCTTACTTGTGCCTTCCTCTTATGAGTGTTGTCAAGATTGCTAG AGAGTGTGGATGGAGTGATGATTCCCTTTCTGGTTGTGCTGATCCATGTGCTGTTTGTTTGGAAAACAAGTGTGCCATAGCTGCAGAAG GTTGTTTTCATGAATTCTGCACTCGATGTGCATTATATCTTTGTTCCACAAGTAGTGCATCGAATGGCTCCCAAGGCCCACCGGGTTCGATCCCCTGCCCTCTCTGCCGCCAGGGGATTGTGTCTTTCAAAAAGCTTCCCGGCACCAGACCACTTATTGGGATGCCACGAACAAGCTTACCGCTATCGTTTTTCACGTGTACTACTTTAATTGAAGACACTGATAGCATTGCGCTAGATACAACTCCGCTATGCAAGCCTGAGTTTCCTTATCCTCTTAGATCTTTGAGTTGCCAAAATTTTCCATCAATGAAACTAAGCTCGAGTCTTTGCATGGGAGCTTCTGACACGACCCCATCGTTGACCCGTACATCGGTTGATGGTGGTCGGTACTCTAGATCGAGTTTTAGGCGGTCGAGTTCACATTCAGACAGTAGAAGATCATGGTTATGTTCATTAAATCAATCAGCAGAAACTGCTGGTGGATATTGA
- the LOC122597891 gene encoding VAN3-binding protein isoform X1, with product MDCDNLPTLSEAHPETMDLLSRAWCDFAIKEAFQPECQNQALVLHECSFKSFDDGSTSPSFMKLESIKMDDTAKPLPPWKTNDVKSWIWMQQAMHPELNYSSCFRKKWKSWHIVPFKSPHTSIKKWLKEIKQKRKENERLQKAEVHAAISVASVAAALAAIASENANHDGSNSTARDSAVASAAALVAAHCAKTAEAMGAKKKHISTAMSSAMSTTNANDILTLTAAASTSLRGASTLKTRAGCKNRLNGNAPVLPIEENTDLEFDFDQCRLILRRGAELSLKTSDGRCIMRSVSVVLNHEAKVVLRTRKLNLLNAFSSKKETGIVLDQHVELYKNSKNDMITCFLVVLTTTRGIIKLDMMNDNECQKLWTWTINHMLSLSTSFRQYSLPYYKN from the exons ATGGACTGTGATAATCTGCCAACATTGTCTGAAGCCCATCCTGAAACGATGGATCTTTTATCGAGAGCATGGTGTGACTTTGCAATTAAAGAGGCTTTTCAACCTGAGTGTCAAAATCAAGCACTTGTTCTCCATGAGTGCTCATTCAAAAGTTTTGATGATGGATCAACGTCCCCTAGTTTCATG AAATTGGAGAGCATAAAGATGGATGATACAGCAAAGCCTTTACCCCCATGGAAGACTAATGATGTGAAG TCATGGATATGGATGCAACAAGCTATGCACCCAGAACTGAATTACAGCAGCTGTTTTAGGAAAAAATGG AAATCGTGGCATATAGTTCCCTTTAAATCACCACATACCTCAATTAAAAAatggttaaaagaaattaaacagAAGAGGAAGGAAAATGAGAGACTACAAAAAGCAGAAGTCCATGCAGCAATCTCGGTAGCAAGTGTTGCAGCTGCTTTGGCAGCCATAGCTTCTGAGAATGCAAATCATGATGGCTCGAATTCCACTGCAAGGGATTCAGCAGTTGCATCTGCTGCAGCTCTGGTAGCCGCTCACTGTGCAAAAACTGCAGAGGCAATGGGTGCTAAGAAAAAACATATCAGCACAGCAATGAGCTCTGCCATGAGCACAACAAATGCAAACGACATTCTGACTCTCACTGCTGCAGCGTCTACAT CCTTACGAGGTGCTTCCACACTCAAAACAAGAGCAGGATGCAAGAACAGATTAAATGGCAATGCACCAGTACTGCCTATCGAAGAGAATACTGATCTTGAGTTTGATTTTGACCAGTGTCGATTAATTCTAAGAAGAGGGGCCGAACTCAGCCTCAAGACATCAGATG GGAGATGCATAATGAGATCAGTATCTGTTGTCTTGAATCATGAAGCCAAG GTTGTTCTCAGAACAAGGAAGCTTAATCTACTGAATGCGTTTTCTAGCAAAAAAGAAA CAGGTATTGTATTAGACCAGCATGTGGAGCTCTACAAGAACTCCAAAAATGACATGATCACTTGTTTTCTAGTTGTCTTAACAACAACTCGTGGGATAATTAAACTGGATATGATGAACGATAATGAGTGTCAGAAACTATGGACATGGACTATCAATCATATGCTATCCCTTTCAACCTCATTCAGACAATATTCACTTCCATATTACAAGAACTAA